In Labrus mixtus chromosome 11, fLabMix1.1, whole genome shotgun sequence, a single window of DNA contains:
- the snap91a gene encoding clathrin coat assembly protein AP180 → MSGQTLTDRIAAAQYSLTGSEVSRAVCKATTHEQTAPKKKHMEYLIQASQETTVNVPQMVDTLMERAGNASWVVVFKALITTHHLMVHGNEKFIQLLASRNTLFNLANFLDKTGSHGYDMSTFIRRYSRYLNEKSFAYRQMSFDFVRVKKGAEGAMRTMSVEKLLKGMPTLQSQIDALLDFEVHQQELNNNVINACFLLLFKDLIKLYACYNDGIINLLEKFFQMKRSQCKDGLEIYKRFLTRMTRVSEFFKLAEQVGIDKNDIPELTQAPESLLESLETHLNTLEGKKPEDKSPTKDATANNSTPSAAAAPAKPAPPAAPSRPPARPGPPAKPPPPSVTPTAPARNIAASNALDDGFLLDLDPMSSSSAGGATATSGWGDLLAVATPTVTDEASEALMAEDESDAAADVAATASPAAPAPTAPAATTTAAKAVTVPTSLPVSAPAAPAASDMDLFGDAFAPSPGDGPAAVAAGPAADAFAGSDPFATTEGSADIAPEMDLFAMKPADTGASAITPPTSSEAPTIIAPIAPPAAPTPSSTTASTTATDTTTTESAAAPTLDLFGDMLDKPEQSPTTESKAATTPSVDLFGADLPAVSRGPSPLPEPALSGDIVTDSFTAPDPVATSPVTAPAAAPVPEASSPPKAEPAPVIDLLDSFSSPAEETQSSAPGGPGDDLLGGLMSPTLAPTAAPALAPALAPALAPAPAPLQNDLLESGFDALGSLSSPTPPVLAAALEPATTTTAPSGGFDASMFGGLGDLLMPAVTPQSTGGSSGGSTAGSMGTPVAMGGTAAAPPATPPPTKTIGGDLDSSLANLIGDLGVKKKDPLGEKKLTGGANWTPKVAPTSWGTPGAPMTGAAPGAPGAPVAAAPVMVPPMSAQPGFGMPPAGGPGAPLMQPMMGQPMMGQPMMRPPFTGVVGAAAPGAPLSPGPASQSAKKPKDPLAELDLKDFL, encoded by the exons ACCTGATCCAGGCCAGCCAGGAGACCACTGTGAACGTCCCCCAGATGGTCGACACGCTGATGGAGAGGGCTGGAAATGCCAGCTGGGTGGTGGTCTTCAAAGCCCTGATCACCACGCACCATCTCATGGTGCATGGCAATGag aaatTTATTCAGTTGCTGGCATCTCGAAACACATTGTTCAACCTCGCCAACTTCCTGGACAAAACTGGATCCCATG GCTACGACATGTCCACGTTCATCAGACGCTACAGCCGCTATCTGAACGAGAAGTCCTTCGCCTACAGACAGATGTCTTTTGACTTTGTCCGAGTCAAGAAGGG AGCTGAGGGAGCAATGAGGACCATGTCAGTAGAGAAGCTGTTGAAAGGAATGCCCACCCTGCAGAGCCAGATTGACGCGCTGCTGGATTTTGAG GTGCATCAACAAGAGCTGAACAACAATGTGATAAATGCCtgcttcctgctcctcttcaaAGATCTGATCAAATTATACGCCTGCTACAATGACGGCATCATTAACCTCCTAG AGAAATTTTTCCAGATGAAAAGAAGCCAGTGTAAAGACGGGCTTGAGATCTACAAGAGATTCCTAACACGAATGACCCGCGTTTCAGAGTTCTTCAAATTAGCAGAG CAAGTGGGAATAGACAAAAATGACATCCCTGAACTTACCCAG GCCCCAGAGAGTCTTCTGGAGTCCCTGGAGACCCACCTCAACACGCTGGAGGGGAAAAAGCC AGAGGATAA gtcCCCCACTAAG GATGCAACCGCCAACAACAGCACACcgtctgctgcagctgctccagCAAAACCAGCGCCCCCGGCTGCACCCAGCAGGCCCCCTGCACGTCCTGGGCCTCCTGCCAAacctcctccaccctctgtaACCCCCACCGCACCAGCTCGCAACATTGCTGCAAGCAA TGCTCTTGATGATGGCTTCTTATTGGATCTAGACCCCATGTCCTCCTCATCAGCAGGGGGCGCTACAGCAACTTCAGGATGGGGAG ATCTATTGGCTGTGG CAACTCCGACCGTCACTGATGAAGCCTCTGAAGCTCTCATGGCGGAGGACGAgtctgatgctgctgctgatgtcgcAGCCACTGCTTCCCCTGCAGCCCCCGCGCCTACAGCCCCCGCTGCCACTACCACTGCTGCCAAAGCTGTAACGGTGCCCACCTCACTGCCCGTCTCAGCCCCTGCTGCCCCTGCTGCCTCAGACATGGACCTTTTCGGAG ATGCGTTTGCACCTTCCCCAGGAGACGGTCCTGCTGCCGTGGCTGCGGGTCCTGCTGCTGATGCATTTGCCGGATCTG ACCCCTTTGCCACGACGGAGGGGAGTGCAGACATTGCTCCAGAGATGGATCTGTTCGCTATGAAGCCCGCCGACACGGGGGCCAGCGCCATCACCCCTCCCACCTCTAGTGAGGCGCCGACCATCATCGCCCCTATCGCTCCCCCCGCTGCCCCAACCCCTTCTTCCACCACCGCTAGCACAACCGCCACAGACACCACCACCACAGAGTCTGCAGCCGCCCCGACTCTAGATCTCTTTGGTG ATATGCTTGATAAGCCTGAGCAAAGCCCTACCACAGAATCCAAAGCTGCTACCACTCCTAGCGTAGACCTTTTTGGTGCAG ACCTTCCTGCTGTTTCGCGCGGGCCCTCTCCTTTGCCCGAACCGGCTCTGTCTGGGGACATTGTGACTG ACTCATTTACAGCTCCAGATCCTGTTGCTACTTCTCCAGTcactgctcctgctgcagctcctgtcCCAGAGGCCTCCTCTCCACCCAAAGCAGAGCCGGCACCTGTCATTGACCTGCTGG ACTCTTTCAGTAGTCCTGCAGAGGAGACCCAAAGCTCTGCCCCTGGAGGGCCTGGAGATGACCTGCTGGGAG GCCTGATGTCCCCCACCCTGGCTCCCACTGCTGCCCCCGCTCTGGCTCCAGCCTTGGCTCCAGCTCTTGCTCCAGCCCCAGCCCCGCTGCAGAATGACCTACTTGAGTCAGGGTTTGATGCTCTGGGATCCCTGTCTTCTCCCACACCCCCTGTACTCGCAGCAGCACTAGAACCtgcaaccaccacaacagcgcCCTCTGGAGGCTTTGATGCTTCAA TGTTTGGTGGATTAGGTGATCTGCTGATGCCAGCTGTAACACCTCAGAGCACCGGGGGGAGCTCTGGTGGAAGCACAGCAGGAAGTATGGGAACTCCTGTTGCAATGGGAGGCACTGCAGCCGCTCCCCCCGCCACACCACCTCCTACCAAAACCATAGGGGGAGACCTGGACTCATCTCTGGCCAACCTGATTGGAG ACCTTGGAGTAAAGAAAAA GGACCCGCTGGGTGAGAAGAAGCTGACAGGAGGTGCTAACTGGACGCCAAAGGTAGCTCCCACAAGCTGGGGAACACCAGGAGCCCCCATG ACTGGGGCTGCCCCTGGAGCTCCTGGTGCACCAGTAGCCGCTGCACCTGTCATGGTGCCACCAATGAGTGCACAGCCTGGCTTTGGCATG CCTCCTGCAGGAGGACCTGGAGCTCCCTTGATGCAGCCAATGATGGGACAGCCCATGATGGGACAGCCCATGATGAGACCTCCCTTTACTGGGGTGGTTGGAGCTGCTGCACCAGGAGCACCG CTCTCTCCAGGACCTGCAAGCCAAAGTGCGAAGAAACCCAAGGACCCTTTGGCAGAGCTCGACCTCAAGGACTTCTTATAA